A part of Grus americana isolate bGruAme1 chromosome 33, bGruAme1.mat, whole genome shotgun sequence genomic DNA contains:
- the SMARCA4 gene encoding transcription activator BRG1 isoform X3 has product MSTPDPPLGGTPRPGPSPGPGPSPGAMLGPSPGPSPGSAHSMMGPSPGPPSAGHPLPPQGPGGYAQDNMHQMHKPMDSMHEKGITDDPRYGQMKGMGMRPGGHAGMGPPPSPMDQHSQGYPSPLGGSEHASSPVPANGPSSGPQLSSGPGGVPLDGTDPQALGQQNRGPTPFNQNQLHQLRAQIMAYKMLARGQPLPDHLQMAVQGKRPMPGMQQQMPTLPPPSVSGTGPVQGPVQGPGPGPTPPNYNRPHGIGGPNMPPPGPSGVPPGMPGQPPGGPPKPWPEGPMANAAAPTSAPQKLIPPQPTGRPSPAPPAVPPAASPVMPPQTQSPGQPAQPAPMVQLHQKQNRITPIQKPRGLDPVEILQEREYRLQARIAHRIQELENLPGSLAGDLRTKATIELKALRLLNFQRQLRQEVVVCMRRDTALETALNAKAYKRSKRQSLREARITEKLEKQQKIEQERKRRQKHQEYLNSILQHAKDFKEYHRSVTGKIQKLTKAVATYHANTEREQKKENERIEKERMRRLMAEDEEGYRKLIDQKKDKRLAYLLQQTDEYVANLTELVRQHKAAQVAKEKKKKKKKKKAENAEGQTPAIGPDGEPLDETSQMSDLPVKVIHVESGKILTGTDAPKAGQLEAWLEMNPGYEVAPRSDSEESGSEEEEEEEEEQPQPAQPALPVEEKKKIPDPDSDDVSEVDARHIIENAKQDVDDEYGVSQALARGLQSYYAVAHAVTERVDKQSTLMVNGVLKQYQIKGLEWLVSLYNNNLNGILADEMGLGKTIQTIALITYLMEHKRINGPFLIIVPLSTLSNWAYEFDKWAPSVVKVSYKGSPAARRAFVPQLRSGKFNVLLTTYEYIIKDKHILAKIRWKYMIVDEGHRMKNHHCKLTQVLNTHYVAPRRLLLTGTPLQNKLPELWALLNFLLPTIFKSCSTFEQWFNAPFAMTGEKVDLNEEETILIIRRLHKVLRPFLLRRLKKEVEAQLPEKVEYVIKCDMSALQRVLYRHMQAKGVLLTDGSEKDKKGKGGTKTLMNTIMQLRKICNHPYMFQHIEESFSEHLGFTGGIVQGLDLYRASGKFELLDRILPKLRATNHKVLLFCQMTSLMTIMEDYFAYRGFKYLRLDGTTKAEDRGMLLKTFNEPGSEYFIFLLSTRAGGLGLNLQSADTVIIFDSDWNPHQDLQAQDRAHRIGQQNEVRVLRLCTVNSVEEKILAAAKYKLNVDQKVIQAGMFDQKSSSHERRAFLQAILEHEEQDENRYSAGSGSGSASFPHTASTLCLNAELEEPPLKEEDEVPDDETVNQMIARHEEEFDLFMRMDLDRRREEARNPKRKPRLMEEDELPSWIIKDDAEVERLTCEEEEEKMFGRGSRHRKEVDYSDSLTEKQWLKVYMAIEEGTLEEIEEEVRQKKSSRKRKRDTDVGSATPTTSTRSRDKDDDSKKQKKRGRPPAEKLSPNPPNLTKKMKKIVDAVIKYKDSSSGRQLSEVFIQLPSRKELPEYYELIRKPVDFKKIKERIRNHKYRSLNDLEKDVMLLCQNAQTFNLEGSLIYEDSIVLQSVFTSVRQKIEKEEESEGEDSEEEEEGEEEGSESESRSVKVKIKLGRKEKAQDRLKGRRRTSRGSRAKPVVSDDDSEEEQEEDRSGSGTEED; this is encoded by the exons ATGTCGACTCCGGATCCTCCGCTGGGAGGAACCCCTCGGCCGGGTCCCTCTCCGGGGCCGGGTCCGTCCCCGGGGGCGATGCTGGGTCCCAGCCCCGGTCCTTCTCCCGGTTCCGCACACAGCATGATGGGACCCAGCCCCGGGCCGCCCTCGGCGGGACACCCGCTGCCGCCCCAGGGGCCGGGGGGCTACGCTCAGGACAACATGCATCAGATGCACAAG CCCATGGACTCCATGCACGAGAAGGGAATAACCGACGATCCTCGCTACGGCCAGATGAAAGGGATGGGAATGCGGCCCGGCGGGCACGCGGGAATGGGTCCTCCCCCGAGCCCGATGGATCAGCACTCGCAAG gtTACCCTTCTCCGCTCGGCGGTTCCGAACACGCCTCGAGTCCCGTTCCGGCGAACGGTCCGTCCTCCGGCCCTCAGCTATCCTCGGGTCCCGGAGGAGTCCCCTTGGACGGTACCGATCCCCAAGCTCTGGGACAACAAAACCGGGGTCCGACCCCTTTTAACCAGAACCAGTTACACCAGTTAAGAGCTCAGATCATGGCTTACAAGATGCTGGCGAGGGGCCAGCCCCTGCCCGACCACCTTCAGATGGCGGTGCAGGGAAAACGACCCATGCCCGGAATGCAGCAGCAAATGCCGACACTACCTCCGCCTTCCGTATCCGGGACAGGACCAGTGCAAGGACCAGTGCAAGGGCCTGGACCGGGACCGACACCTCCAAACTATAACAGACCTCACG GTATCGGAGGGCCTAACATGCCCCCTCCCGGACCCTCAGGAGTTCCCCCGGGAATGCCCGGGCAACCCCCCGgcggcccccccaaaccctggcCGGAAG GACCGATGGCGAACGCCGCAGCCCCCACTAGCGCACCTCAGAAACTGattcccccccagcccaccgGCCGGCCCTCGCCAGCCCCTCCGGCGGTGCCGCCCGCCGCGTCGCCCGTGATGCCGCCGCAGACGCAGTCCCCGGGTCAGCCGGCGCAGCCGGCTCCCATGGTGCAGCTCCACCAGAAACAGAACCGCATCACGCCGATCCAGAAACCCAGAGGACTCGATCCGGTGGAAATCCTGCAGGAGAGGGAGTACAG gctGCAAGCTCGAATCGCTCACAGGATCCAAGAGCTGGAAAACCTTCCCGGCTCGCTGGCCGGTGACCTGAGAACCAAAGCAACCATTGAACTGAAAGCACTAAGGCTGCTTAATTTTCAGCGACAG CTGCGTCAGGAAGTCGTGGTGTGCATGAGGCGAGACACGGCCCTGGAGACGGCCCTGAACGCCAAGGCGTACAAGCGCAGCAAGCGGCAGTCCCTGCGCGAGGCTCGCATCACCgagaagctggagaagcagcagaagatCGAGCAGGAACGGAAACGCAGGCAGAAGCACCAG GAATACCTCAACAGCATCCTCCAGCACGCTAAAGATTTCAAGGAATACCATCGCTCCGTCACGGGCAAGATTCAGAAGCTGACCAAGGCGGTGGCTACTTACCACGCCAACACGGAGCGGgagcagaagaaggaaaacGAGAGGATCGAGAAGGAGAGGATGCGCCGTCTGATG GCGGAGGATGAGGAAGGGTACCGCAAGCTGATCGATCAGAAGAAGGACAAGCGCTTGGCCTACCTGCTGCAGCAGACGGACGAGTACGTAGCCAACCTGACGGAGCTGGTGCGGCAGCACAAGGCcgcgcaggtggccaaggagaagaagaagaagaagaaaaagaag aAGGCAGAGAACGCGGAAGGGCAGACGCCGGCCATCGGGCCAGATGGTGAA CCGCTGGATGAGACGAGCCAAATGAGCGACCTCCCTGTCAAAGTGATCCACGTGGAGAGCGGCAAGATCCTCACCGGCACCGACGCGCCGAAAGCCGGGCAGCTGGAAGCCTGGCTGGAGATGAACCCCGG GTACGAAGTAGCTCCGAGATCTGACAGTGAAGAAAGCGGgtcggaggaggaggaggag gaggaagaggagcaacCACAACCCGCTCAGCCCGCCCTGCCcgtggaggagaagaaaaaaatccccgaCCCGGACAGCGACGACGTCTCGGAAGTGGACGCCAGACACATTATCGA GAACGCTAAGCAAGATGTCGATGACGAATACGGGGTGTCCCAAGCTCTGGCGAGGGGCTTGCAGTCGTACTACGCCGTGGCCCACGCCGTCACCGAGAGGGTGGACAAGCAATCCACGCTGATGGTCAACGGAGTCCTCAAGCAGTACCAG atcAAAGGTTTGGAGTGGCTGGTGTCCCTGTACAACAACAACCTGAACGGCATCCTGGCAGATGAGATGGGGCTGGGCAAAACCATCCAGACCATCGCTTTAATCACATACCTCATGGAGCACAAACGGATCAACGGACCCTTCCTCATCATAGTACCTCTCTC aaCTCTGTCGAATTGGGCGTATGAGTTTGACAAATGGGCTCCTTCTGTGGTGAAGGTCTCGTACAAG GGCTCTCCAGCAGCAAGACGGGCATTTGTACCTCAGCTCCGAAGCGGGAAATTCAACGTCTTGCTCACAACTTACGAGTATATCATCAAAGATAAGCACATCCTGGCTAAG ATCCGCTGGAAGTACATGATCGTGGACGAGGGTCACAGGATGAAGAACCACCACTGCAAACTCACCCAGGTCCTCAACACGCACTACGTGGCTCCTCGGCGTTTGTTGTTGACGGGAACCCCCTTGCAGAACAAACTCCcggagctgtgggctctgctcAATTTCCTCCTGCCCACCATCTTCAAGAGCTGCAGCACGTTCGAGCAGTGGTTTAACGCCCCTTTCGCCATGACGGGAGAAAAG GTGGACCTGAACGAAGAAGAAACCATCCTGATCATTCGGCGCCTGCACAAAGTGCTGCGCCCTTTCCTGCTGCGGAGGCTGAAGAAGGAAGTAGAAGCGCAGCTGCCTGAAAAG GTGGAATACGTCATCAAGTGCGACATGTCCGCTCTGCAGAGGGTCCTCTACAGGCACATGCAGGCCAAGGGCGTGCTGCTCACGGACGGCTCCGAGAAGGACAAAAAG GGCAAAGGCGGTACGAAAACCCTGATGAACACCATCATGCAGCTGCGGAAGATCTGTAACCACCCCTACATGTTCCAGCACATagag GAATCCTTTTCCGAGCACTTGGGGTTCACGGGAGGTATCGTGCAAGg gcTGGATTTGTACCGAGCCTCGGGCAAATTTGAACTCCTGGACAGAATTCTCCCCAAATTACGAGCCACCAACCATAAGGTGCTGCTCTTCTGCCAGATGACCTCCCTCATGACCATCATGGAAGATTACTTTGCTTACCGCGGATTCAAATACCTCAGGCTGGACG GAACCACTAAGGCGGAGGACCGGGGCATGTTGTTAAAGACTTTCAATGAGCCAGGCTCCGAgtacttcatttttttactgAGCACGCGGGCTGGCGGGCTGGGTCTGAACCTCCAGTCTGCCGACACTGTGATTATCTTTGACAGCGACTGGAACCCTCACCAG GACCTGCAGGCGCAAGACCGAGCTCACCGCATCGGGCAGCAGAACGAAGTGCGCGTTCTCCGGCTCTGCACCGTCAACAGCGTGGAGGAGAAGATCCTTGCCGCCGCCAAATACAAGCTGAACGTTGATCAGAAGGTTATCCAAGCCGGCATGTTTGACCAGAAATCCTCGAGCCACGAACGAAGAGCTTTCCTCCAGGCTATCTTGGAACACGAGGAGCAGGACGAG AACAGATACAGCGCGGGCAGCGGCAGTGGCAGTGCAAGCTTCCCCCACACTGCCTCGACCCTGTGCCTGAACGCTGAGTTGGAGGAACCACCTCTAAAG GAAGAAGACGAAGTTCCCGACGACGAAACGGTCAACCAGATGATTGCGCGGCACGAAGAGGAGTTTGACCTTTTCATG CGCATGGACCTGGACCGCAGGCGGGAAGAAGCGCGAAACCCCAAGCGCAAACCGCGCCTGATGGAGGAAGACGAGCTGCCGTCGTGGATCATCAAGGACGATGCCGAGGTGGAGAGGTTGACgtgtgaggaagaggaggagaagatgtTTGGGCGAGGCTCGCGGCACCGTAAGGAGGTGGATTACAGTGACTCGCTGACGGAGAAGCAGTGGCTCAAGGTATACATG GCGATCGAGGAGGGTACGCTGGAGGAGATCGAGGAGGAGGTGCGCCAGAAAAAATCCTCCCGTAAACGCAAGCGGGATACGGACGTCGGCTCCGCCAcccccaccaccagcacccGCAGCCGGGATAAGGACGACGAtagcaaaaagcagaagaaacgTGGCAGGCCGCCGGCGGAGAAACtctccccaaacccccccaacctcaccaaaaaaatgaagaagatcGTGGACGCCGTCATCAAGTACAAGGACAG cagcagtggaCGGCAGCTCAGCGAAGTTTTCATCCAGCTGCCTTCCCGCAAGGAGCTGCCGGAATACTACGAGCTCATCCGCAAGCCCGTCGACTTCAAGAAAATCAAG GAGCGAATCCGTAACCACAAGTACCGGAGCCTGAACGACCTGGAGAAGGACGTCATGCTGCTGTGCCAGAACGCGCAGACCTTCAACCTCGAGGGCTCCCTG ATCTACGAGGACTCCATCGTCCTCCAGTCCGTCTTCACCAGCGTGAGGCAGAAAAtcgagaaggaggaggagagcgaaGGCGAGgacagcgaggaggaggaggaaggcgaAGAGGAAGGCTCCGAATCCGAGT cccgctcGGTGAAGGTGAAGATCAAGCTGGGGCGGAAGGAGAAGGCGCAGGACCGGCTGAAGGGCCGTCGGCGTACCAGCCGCGGCTCCCGCGCCAAGCCCGTGGTGAGCGACGACGACAgcgaggaggagcaggaggag
- the SMARCA4 gene encoding transcription activator BRG1 isoform X4 codes for MSTPDPPLGGTPRPGPSPGPGPSPGAMLGPSPGPSPGSAHSMMGPSPGPPSAGHPLPPQGPGGYAQDNMHQMHKPMDSMHEKGITDDPRYGQMKGMGMRPGGHAGMGPPPSPMDQHSQGYPSPLGGSEHASSPVPANGPSSGPQLSSGPGGVPLDGTDPQALGQQNRGPTPFNQNQLHQLRAQIMAYKMLARGQPLPDHLQMAVQGKRPMPGMQQQMPTLPPPSVSGTGPVQGPVQGPGPGPTPPNYNRPHGIGGPNMPPPGPSGVPPGMPGQPPGGPPKPWPEGPMANAAAPTSAPQKLIPPQPTGRPSPAPPAVPPAASPVMPPQTQSPGQPAQPAPMVQLHQKQNRITPIQKPRGLDPVEILQEREYRLQARIAHRIQELENLPGSLAGDLRTKATIELKALRLLNFQRQLRQEVVVCMRRDTALETALNAKAYKRSKRQSLREARITEKLEKQQKIEQERKRRQKHQEYLNSILQHAKDFKEYHRSVTGKIQKLTKAVATYHANTEREQKKENERIEKERMRRLMAEDEEGYRKLIDQKKDKRLAYLLQQTDEYVANLTELVRQHKAAQVAKEKKKKKKKKKAENAEGQTPAIGPDGEPLDETSQMSDLPVKVIHVESGKILTGTDAPKAGQLEAWLEMNPGYEVAPRSDSEESGSEEEEEEEEEEQPQPAQPALPVEEKKKIPDPDSDDVSEVDARHIIENAKQDVDDEYGVSQALARGLQSYYAVAHAVTERVDKQSTLMVNGVLKQYQIKGLEWLVSLYNNNLNGILADEMGLGKTIQTIALITYLMEHKRINGPFLIIVPLSTLSNWAYEFDKWAPSVVKVSYKGSPAARRAFVPQLRSGKFNVLLTTYEYIIKDKHILAKIRWKYMIVDEGHRMKNHHCKLTQVLNTHYVAPRRLLLTGTPLQNKLPELWALLNFLLPTIFKSCSTFEQWFNAPFAMTGEKVDLNEEETILIIRRLHKVLRPFLLRRLKKEVEAQLPEKVEYVIKCDMSALQRVLYRHMQAKGVLLTDGSEKDKKGKGGTKTLMNTIMQLRKICNHPYMFQHIEESFSEHLGFTGGIVQGLDLYRASGKFELLDRILPKLRATNHKVLLFCQMTSLMTIMEDYFAYRGFKYLRLDGTTKAEDRGMLLKTFNEPGSEYFIFLLSTRAGGLGLNLQSADTVIIFDSDWNPHQDLQAQDRAHRIGQQNEVRVLRLCTVNSVEEKILAAAKYKLNVDQKVIQAGMFDQKSSSHERRAFLQAILEHEEQDENRYSAGSGSGSASFPHTASTLCLNAELEEPPLKEEDEVPDDETVNQMIARHEEEFDLFMRMDLDRRREEARNPKRKPRLMEEDELPSWIIKDDAEVERLTCEEEEEKMFGRGSRHRKEVDYSDSLTEKQWLKAIEEGTLEEIEEEVRQKKSSRKRKRDTDVGSATPTTSTRSRDKDDDSKKQKKRGRPPAEKLSPNPPNLTKKMKKIVDAVIKYKDSSSGRQLSEVFIQLPSRKELPEYYELIRKPVDFKKIKERIRNHKYRSLNDLEKDVMLLCQNAQTFNLEGSLIYEDSIVLQSVFTSVRQKIEKEEESEGEDSEEEEEGEEEGSESESRSVKVKIKLGRKEKAQDRLKGRRRTSRGSRAKPVVSDDDSEEEQEEDRSGSGTEED; via the exons ATGTCGACTCCGGATCCTCCGCTGGGAGGAACCCCTCGGCCGGGTCCCTCTCCGGGGCCGGGTCCGTCCCCGGGGGCGATGCTGGGTCCCAGCCCCGGTCCTTCTCCCGGTTCCGCACACAGCATGATGGGACCCAGCCCCGGGCCGCCCTCGGCGGGACACCCGCTGCCGCCCCAGGGGCCGGGGGGCTACGCTCAGGACAACATGCATCAGATGCACAAG CCCATGGACTCCATGCACGAGAAGGGAATAACCGACGATCCTCGCTACGGCCAGATGAAAGGGATGGGAATGCGGCCCGGCGGGCACGCGGGAATGGGTCCTCCCCCGAGCCCGATGGATCAGCACTCGCAAG gtTACCCTTCTCCGCTCGGCGGTTCCGAACACGCCTCGAGTCCCGTTCCGGCGAACGGTCCGTCCTCCGGCCCTCAGCTATCCTCGGGTCCCGGAGGAGTCCCCTTGGACGGTACCGATCCCCAAGCTCTGGGACAACAAAACCGGGGTCCGACCCCTTTTAACCAGAACCAGTTACACCAGTTAAGAGCTCAGATCATGGCTTACAAGATGCTGGCGAGGGGCCAGCCCCTGCCCGACCACCTTCAGATGGCGGTGCAGGGAAAACGACCCATGCCCGGAATGCAGCAGCAAATGCCGACACTACCTCCGCCTTCCGTATCCGGGACAGGACCAGTGCAAGGACCAGTGCAAGGGCCTGGACCGGGACCGACACCTCCAAACTATAACAGACCTCACG GTATCGGAGGGCCTAACATGCCCCCTCCCGGACCCTCAGGAGTTCCCCCGGGAATGCCCGGGCAACCCCCCGgcggcccccccaaaccctggcCGGAAG GACCGATGGCGAACGCCGCAGCCCCCACTAGCGCACCTCAGAAACTGattcccccccagcccaccgGCCGGCCCTCGCCAGCCCCTCCGGCGGTGCCGCCCGCCGCGTCGCCCGTGATGCCGCCGCAGACGCAGTCCCCGGGTCAGCCGGCGCAGCCGGCTCCCATGGTGCAGCTCCACCAGAAACAGAACCGCATCACGCCGATCCAGAAACCCAGAGGACTCGATCCGGTGGAAATCCTGCAGGAGAGGGAGTACAG gctGCAAGCTCGAATCGCTCACAGGATCCAAGAGCTGGAAAACCTTCCCGGCTCGCTGGCCGGTGACCTGAGAACCAAAGCAACCATTGAACTGAAAGCACTAAGGCTGCTTAATTTTCAGCGACAG CTGCGTCAGGAAGTCGTGGTGTGCATGAGGCGAGACACGGCCCTGGAGACGGCCCTGAACGCCAAGGCGTACAAGCGCAGCAAGCGGCAGTCCCTGCGCGAGGCTCGCATCACCgagaagctggagaagcagcagaagatCGAGCAGGAACGGAAACGCAGGCAGAAGCACCAG GAATACCTCAACAGCATCCTCCAGCACGCTAAAGATTTCAAGGAATACCATCGCTCCGTCACGGGCAAGATTCAGAAGCTGACCAAGGCGGTGGCTACTTACCACGCCAACACGGAGCGGgagcagaagaaggaaaacGAGAGGATCGAGAAGGAGAGGATGCGCCGTCTGATG GCGGAGGATGAGGAAGGGTACCGCAAGCTGATCGATCAGAAGAAGGACAAGCGCTTGGCCTACCTGCTGCAGCAGACGGACGAGTACGTAGCCAACCTGACGGAGCTGGTGCGGCAGCACAAGGCcgcgcaggtggccaaggagaagaagaagaagaagaaaaagaag aAGGCAGAGAACGCGGAAGGGCAGACGCCGGCCATCGGGCCAGATGGTGAA CCGCTGGATGAGACGAGCCAAATGAGCGACCTCCCTGTCAAAGTGATCCACGTGGAGAGCGGCAAGATCCTCACCGGCACCGACGCGCCGAAAGCCGGGCAGCTGGAAGCCTGGCTGGAGATGAACCCCGG GTACGAAGTAGCTCCGAGATCTGACAGTGAAGAAAGCGGgtcggaggaggaggaggag gaggaggaagaggagcaacCACAACCCGCTCAGCCCGCCCTGCCcgtggaggagaagaaaaaaatccccgaCCCGGACAGCGACGACGTCTCGGAAGTGGACGCCAGACACATTATCGA GAACGCTAAGCAAGATGTCGATGACGAATACGGGGTGTCCCAAGCTCTGGCGAGGGGCTTGCAGTCGTACTACGCCGTGGCCCACGCCGTCACCGAGAGGGTGGACAAGCAATCCACGCTGATGGTCAACGGAGTCCTCAAGCAGTACCAG atcAAAGGTTTGGAGTGGCTGGTGTCCCTGTACAACAACAACCTGAACGGCATCCTGGCAGATGAGATGGGGCTGGGCAAAACCATCCAGACCATCGCTTTAATCACATACCTCATGGAGCACAAACGGATCAACGGACCCTTCCTCATCATAGTACCTCTCTC aaCTCTGTCGAATTGGGCGTATGAGTTTGACAAATGGGCTCCTTCTGTGGTGAAGGTCTCGTACAAG GGCTCTCCAGCAGCAAGACGGGCATTTGTACCTCAGCTCCGAAGCGGGAAATTCAACGTCTTGCTCACAACTTACGAGTATATCATCAAAGATAAGCACATCCTGGCTAAG ATCCGCTGGAAGTACATGATCGTGGACGAGGGTCACAGGATGAAGAACCACCACTGCAAACTCACCCAGGTCCTCAACACGCACTACGTGGCTCCTCGGCGTTTGTTGTTGACGGGAACCCCCTTGCAGAACAAACTCCcggagctgtgggctctgctcAATTTCCTCCTGCCCACCATCTTCAAGAGCTGCAGCACGTTCGAGCAGTGGTTTAACGCCCCTTTCGCCATGACGGGAGAAAAG GTGGACCTGAACGAAGAAGAAACCATCCTGATCATTCGGCGCCTGCACAAAGTGCTGCGCCCTTTCCTGCTGCGGAGGCTGAAGAAGGAAGTAGAAGCGCAGCTGCCTGAAAAG GTGGAATACGTCATCAAGTGCGACATGTCCGCTCTGCAGAGGGTCCTCTACAGGCACATGCAGGCCAAGGGCGTGCTGCTCACGGACGGCTCCGAGAAGGACAAAAAG GGCAAAGGCGGTACGAAAACCCTGATGAACACCATCATGCAGCTGCGGAAGATCTGTAACCACCCCTACATGTTCCAGCACATagag GAATCCTTTTCCGAGCACTTGGGGTTCACGGGAGGTATCGTGCAAGg gcTGGATTTGTACCGAGCCTCGGGCAAATTTGAACTCCTGGACAGAATTCTCCCCAAATTACGAGCCACCAACCATAAGGTGCTGCTCTTCTGCCAGATGACCTCCCTCATGACCATCATGGAAGATTACTTTGCTTACCGCGGATTCAAATACCTCAGGCTGGACG GAACCACTAAGGCGGAGGACCGGGGCATGTTGTTAAAGACTTTCAATGAGCCAGGCTCCGAgtacttcatttttttactgAGCACGCGGGCTGGCGGGCTGGGTCTGAACCTCCAGTCTGCCGACACTGTGATTATCTTTGACAGCGACTGGAACCCTCACCAG GACCTGCAGGCGCAAGACCGAGCTCACCGCATCGGGCAGCAGAACGAAGTGCGCGTTCTCCGGCTCTGCACCGTCAACAGCGTGGAGGAGAAGATCCTTGCCGCCGCCAAATACAAGCTGAACGTTGATCAGAAGGTTATCCAAGCCGGCATGTTTGACCAGAAATCCTCGAGCCACGAACGAAGAGCTTTCCTCCAGGCTATCTTGGAACACGAGGAGCAGGACGAG AACAGATACAGCGCGGGCAGCGGCAGTGGCAGTGCAAGCTTCCCCCACACTGCCTCGACCCTGTGCCTGAACGCTGAGTTGGAGGAACCACCTCTAAAG GAAGAAGACGAAGTTCCCGACGACGAAACGGTCAACCAGATGATTGCGCGGCACGAAGAGGAGTTTGACCTTTTCATG CGCATGGACCTGGACCGCAGGCGGGAAGAAGCGCGAAACCCCAAGCGCAAACCGCGCCTGATGGAGGAAGACGAGCTGCCGTCGTGGATCATCAAGGACGATGCCGAGGTGGAGAGGTTGACgtgtgaggaagaggaggagaagatgtTTGGGCGAGGCTCGCGGCACCGTAAGGAGGTGGATTACAGTGACTCGCTGACGGAGAAGCAGTGGCTCAAG GCGATCGAGGAGGGTACGCTGGAGGAGATCGAGGAGGAGGTGCGCCAGAAAAAATCCTCCCGTAAACGCAAGCGGGATACGGACGTCGGCTCCGCCAcccccaccaccagcacccGCAGCCGGGATAAGGACGACGAtagcaaaaagcagaagaaacgTGGCAGGCCGCCGGCGGAGAAACtctccccaaacccccccaacctcaccaaaaaaatgaagaagatcGTGGACGCCGTCATCAAGTACAAGGACAG cagcagtggaCGGCAGCTCAGCGAAGTTTTCATCCAGCTGCCTTCCCGCAAGGAGCTGCCGGAATACTACGAGCTCATCCGCAAGCCCGTCGACTTCAAGAAAATCAAG GAGCGAATCCGTAACCACAAGTACCGGAGCCTGAACGACCTGGAGAAGGACGTCATGCTGCTGTGCCAGAACGCGCAGACCTTCAACCTCGAGGGCTCCCTG ATCTACGAGGACTCCATCGTCCTCCAGTCCGTCTTCACCAGCGTGAGGCAGAAAAtcgagaaggaggaggagagcgaaGGCGAGgacagcgaggaggaggaggaaggcgaAGAGGAAGGCTCCGAATCCGAGT cccgctcGGTGAAGGTGAAGATCAAGCTGGGGCGGAAGGAGAAGGCGCAGGACCGGCTGAAGGGCCGTCGGCGTACCAGCCGCGGCTCCCGCGCCAAGCCCGTGGTGAGCGACGACGACAgcgaggaggagcaggaggag